CTCATGGGCTTACTCATCCTGGCTGCAGGAATCGCGATGGCCACCCTAGGCTATTGGCCCCAATCCTCGGGACAAAGTCCGCCCGGCGGAGGCGGAGCCAAAGTGGCCGGGGCGGAGGAGAGCGCCCTGAAGAACGCCAGCAAAAGCAGAATCGTCAAAGGTGATGTGAAAATGGCCCCTTTTTGTCGGCGACGTTAAATTGTTTGACCATCTTATCAACCTGAACGCAGATCGGCGCTCCGGGCCACCAGCGGGGGGCGCTCTGACGCGCTTCCTGGAGCGGCACCGGCACTCCGAGAGGATGAAGATGTTCGGGCCCTTCACCATGGGCATCGGGATTTTCATCTTCATTTGCGCAAACGCTATTCTTCATGAGAACAGAGACCGAGAGACAAAGGTGGGCACCtcgtaaaaaaaatctgttccacaaaaatatgaaattggcCCACTGGTTGGCTGTTCATTTTGTCGAAGATGGATGCTTCAATGGCTTCCATAGAAAATTGAAGGATGGGATTTTGCTTGATGGTTTTAATGGTGGCCATCATGGACATGTGGAAGCTCGAGAACCGTTTCTGCTGTCTTGTAGATCATCCACATGCGAGACATGTACTCCACGGTCATCGACATCCACCGCCTCCGCCAGAAGGAGCAGAAGCACCACAGCTACCCGAGAGCGGATTTCCAAGGCTGCGGCGACTACGGCAACCCTCTGGTCGCGGTCTCCCCTCGGGCCGGCGGGGAGCGCGGCACGTCCGCCGAAGGGGAGGCGCTGCTGGGGGACGAGGAAGCTTACAGGCGGCCGGCGGGGACGGAGTGCAGCTTCGCGGGGCTGCTGGCGCCGCTGTACGGGGACCGGGCACCGCCCCAGGCGGCGGACGCCGAGACGGGAGGACACCGCGCACGCTGCATCGTGTCGTCGTCCATCTCCGCGTTCACGCTGCCCGTCATCAAGCTCAACAACTGCGTTATCGACGAGCCGGAGATGGAGGCCATCACAGAGGAGGAGAGAGGACACGGTAGAGACGACAAGACTTCGCAAATATCGGGCGCCGCGGCGTCCCTGGTGGTTCCGGTGCCGTCCGTTGCCAAAGCATCCAAACCTCCGCATTTGCAGCGGAGTAACTCCGCCGCCTCCTCGTCTTCGTCTGTGTCCTCTTCCTCCCTGGCGCCGTCTTCTACCTCAGGCTGCTGGCTTTCGCCCGGCGCCGGCCGACCCGACTTTGGCTCCAACTCCTCCCTGCACGTGATCGGCAGCCACTCCAAATCTCTGGACCTGGAGCGCCAGCCCAGCATGCTCAGCGTGCACCGCCAACAGCGCAAGCACCCCAGCTGGCCCCGCCTGGACCGTAGTAACAGTAGCCGCAGCATCAAGGGCTACACTCGGCTGGACGACCAGGGGGACAAGTGGCAGGGCGctagcggcggcggcggcgcagcGGCGGCGTCGGCGCAGACGCACCTGCCGCCGGCCGCCGTCGTCATGCGGGACTACAGCAAACGGGACAAGCTGCTCATGATTTCGCGCTCGCACAACAATCTCAGCTTTGAACGCGACGACACGCTGAAGCGGGGCAGCTCCGAGACCCGCTTCTGACAAGTCTGGGGAGTGTACCGTGCACTCTGGCGCAAACGTTTTGCCGGCTCCCGGGTCAACATCACCGACGCGGCTTCTGCCAAGAAACGTGTGCGCTCACACGAAGCCGACGTGGCTTCCCCCATTAACACGATCAGAAACGTGCTAACCCAACAGCATACGTGCGACGGTGACGAGGCTCAAGTGTCTCCCGTTCCACTCTGGTCGCACCGACCGCGATGCGCCGATAACGGAACCGGCACCCGTAAAGGTGTCCCGCTAACGCCCGAGAATCAGCAGCCGCACCGCGGTTCTGCCAAAGCCGTTTTTTTGCCCTCGGGCTAACGATAAACATTAGCACTGCTTCCTCGtccaaaaagttattttagaTAATGCTAGAATAATGCTTGAATCATACGtttcccttcggcttgtcccgttatcatcttagatgaacgcatattttgtttgccacagttttacgccggatgccgttCCTGACGCACCGGGGGAAAGAACCTtacagcacccggtattccaaggcggtctcccatccaagtactaaccagttccaaacccgcttagcttccgagatctgacgttctcagggtagcgcgGCCGTAAGCCGATACTTGAATCaaacaattttgattttttgaagtcgtccaccggACGGCGCTCATTTTTCAAAGCTCGCTGCAGAATTCTATCTTGTTTTCCGTAAGGGTTCCCATTACTAAAAAGATTAGCGTGTCCTTTTTATGTGGCAAGCAATAAACGCCGTCGTGCCGACGTCCCCGCGCACGTAATTAATTATCTTAATGTGGGAAGCCGCAACCGCTGGGTGGACGCGCACTTCGGAAACGGTCATTCTCCGATTCTGTGAGTTCTGTCTGAAAGGCAGAGGTCAAGAAGTCGCCGATCCAGTGTGGGCAAAAAGGTTTTGGCTTGATAAAAGGCTTTGAAAGCAACATTTGCTGAAGTATTGCTTagaacgaggaaaaaaaaaaaaaagtggccagCTGTAATCTCAGCAAGGTCACAGTGGAAgcgctttttttaaattttttttttttatttttcatccctcGCGCCAACGTTTTTCTCACATGGTAGGAACAAAAACTTGCACACATAACTCGTTCCAAAGCCCAACAACCTGCGTGGAAAAATTCCTCGAATATTTAtaagaaaatgtccaaattgtaTTCCGAACAAAAGATCAAATGAACGCACATTTCTCAGTTTTTGCAATGAAAACATAATTCAGATAACAATTGCGACAGCCtttgttctgattttttttttttttttgggcactttCATGCAGGTTCAGTTTTACTGTCTGGATCTCTTTTGGCCTGCTGGGCTGCGTTCAGAATCATTCAGTCCTCCAAAATCCCTTTTTATGGGTTTAAAGAAGTACAatcccctcccacccccaatgCGGTTCTAATCTGCGTCACTTATCTCGGGATTTTCGCTATTCACGATCTGCCGCAGTGCGCTGCCCCCTGCAGGTCCGCTACATATGACAACAACATTTCATCGTTTTAAACcggtggttcccaaagtcaacctgggcccggacccccagtgagtcgttcaaaaagctcccggacccccgccctcaactttcgccaataatcCTGGACACAAGtgatgccattctggtacaaagaaatactcaattttagtggctcacgtaCTCTTgcgttttatttttgcacaataaatcaaaaagtggttaaacactggaaagggcaattctcacatcatgattagctccaagacgatttcgttttttcgtcttcacatcacggaccccctggaaagacgtcCGCGGGCCCCACTTTAGGAACCACGGTTTGTGTACTTCACACCAGGCACGTCACATCCGCCACGTTGCTTTTTTACATATAGCCGCAACGCATCGTGCGATTTTCCTTTTCCAGTCACCATCGCTTGTTTGCTAGTTTTTCAAGATGCATTGTGGCGATTCCAAACACACCCACCTgtctaaaaaaaacacccacgaGTGGAAGAAAGAATACAATCGTGTCGTACTTTCCAATaaacttgtttctttttgttgttcgCCACTGAAAGTCTCAATGAGTCACCGTTAATCATCGCAACGGGCTCGGCGTGGTTTTAAACTTACATAAAAGTGAAAATCGCTTCGAATACACACCGAAGCGCAAGGATATGACGTCCGCGAGCCGAGCGCTTGTCGTCGCCGTGGGAACGGGTAATAACCGCGACTCGCTTTTGAAGGAGGAACATGCAGTACTGAGCGGACAATCGAAGTAGTTTTTGAGTGCGGAATGCGGTCGACGGTTGGGAAAAACGGAGACCTCGCTGGGTGCTTCCCAAGCGCCTCATTAATGCAGATGGGCCCGTTCCAGTGATAACGAAGacgacacaaaaaagaaaaagcttgaGAATGGAAATGAGACGAGCGACCGTCGCCATCTCTCGTCACGGGGTCGGCGCATGTGCTGCTTCTGCCTTCAGAACTACTCAAACATCAGTTTTTCGAAAGAAAGAACAGACTGCCATTCAAAAGCGAGCGTCGTCATGGATTCGCGGTGCAGCTAACGGCGCGTCCGGGAAACTGCGGCGATGTTTGGGTGACAGCGGTCGCGCTTGATCGCATATTCATAAGCCGACGCCAATAGAAAAATCAATGACTTTGAAGTGCTGAGCGAGGGCAGAAACCATTTTGTGCTTTCGGCCGTCGAGGTAATAACGGCACTTTCCGTGTTAGCGGTGCGGCGCAAGGGAGGCCGACGACGAGCGCATCCGCTGATAAACGGGGACGACGACGACTTCCGCGCGTCGGCAGGAGTCGCGGCGGAAGGCTCGCGCAAGCGCCGCCGCGTAGAGCGGAGGCGGACGGCTATTTGTGGCCAACCAGCTGTTTGTGAGCTCAAATATTCGTAGTGCGTCATGCAAGCAAGTAGTCCTTAACGAGTGGCTGATGCTCTTTTAGGAGCGGTTTCAAGGCGCAGAATTATTAGTTTCTTTTGAGATTCAGCCAAAATGctgaatattttggggaaagacATTGAGGATCGAGGGGCTACCCACTTGTGCCACCCTGCCTATCCAGACCAATCTTCGCAGCCTACCTTCCCAAAACTCGCCGGTCTCACCCTAACCGTTGTGTCCTAACTTCCTCACAGTACCAGTCTTATCCTAGCTTTAATAAGACAACTTTCTAGAACTACCAGTCCTGTCCCACCCGACCAGATCAAGCCAACCTTCCGTGCCTCACTGGTTTGTTCATCCCAGGTACTTGAGCGCCATCGTTGCAGACAAGCTGTCCATCgtaatgccagatttttgttgcctctacggatgtggaaatctcGGAAACTGAGACatttgggaagcgatttttccgtgttccaaagattagattgcatgaaggagaagatacaatggagttatcgggaaaaaaaaaaaaaaaacggcaaatcTATGACGcgcagatctgaacgaagctcgagtaccAAGGCAAAATGgtgatttgaaagtctgttctgatcattttgtaagcatgTCCatttctagtgtccggataCTCTACTTCAGGgcagtctttcagatcctttgaaagtacgtcgtctCAGAGAGTATGCGGATCGCTATCTTCACGAAGTTCGAACTTCTGTACATATCTggctttggcgacatcatccgccgctcgccgcttGCAAGTGAGTCTGTGGACGTCGCCAcggtgatgtcgtctgcaacgccgAGCTTGTCTGcagaaatggcggcgattatcacgtgattgcaaccaAGGCCATGTACCCGTCCTGTTCTACGCTTCCAGTCCAACGCAACCGGTCCTGTCCCTACTTGACCTTGCTACCCATACTCCTTTTCACAGCACATTTCTGTTTAGCGTTTTA
This genomic window from Syngnathoides biaculeatus isolate LvHL_M chromosome 23, ASM1980259v1, whole genome shotgun sequence contains:
- the tmem200a gene encoding transmembrane protein 200A, with translation MTAAAGVLTGLAKLKRQDSTRSQHRSVPATCPGSAGAAQEGAPRKRKRRTDVVVVRGRLRLYSASGFFLLMGLLILAAGIAMATLGYWPQSSGQSPPGGGGAKVAGAEESALKNASKSRIVKDRRSGPPAGGALTRFLERHRHSERMKMFGPFTMGIGIFIFICANAILHENRDRETKIIHMRDMYSTVIDIHRLRQKEQKHHSYPRADFQGCGDYGNPLVAVSPRAGGERGTSAEGEALLGDEEAYRRPAGTECSFAGLLAPLYGDRAPPQAADAETGGHRARCIVSSSISAFTLPVIKLNNCVIDEPEMEAITEEERGHGRDDKTSQISGAAASLVVPVPSVAKASKPPHLQRSNSAASSSSSVSSSSLAPSSTSGCWLSPGAGRPDFGSNSSLHVIGSHSKSLDLERQPSMLSVHRQQRKHPSWPRLDRSNSSRSIKGYTRLDDQGDKWQGASGGGGAAAASAQTHLPPAAVVMRDYSKRDKLLMISRSHNNLSFERDDTLKRGSSETRF